One Nitrospira sp. DNA segment encodes these proteins:
- a CDS encoding tetratricopeptide repeat protein: MRPRLDGCHAVLGVMALCTFLGCASPPPPASPEPQLGPGAAQIASLRRQGEHWQMRGDRARSAEAYDAARRLAESLDDRRSLIATLNDIGRLSLSRGDSAQAIILHERAVAMARELGGADLLLESVIALGAAQHQAGQIHEAEQRYQEALEWAQQQGDQSAEATLRNNLGLLRQAKGDLEEAAQLFRQAMVFNQAVGNLASEASNHVNLGMVAEARQAYDTAEQEFARALELDKAAEHRDEIAADLLRLGRVADRRGFPDRGLVFFERAYHSYLAQGDQARAGAALTQAVVCAKKLGRDAEVTRLERALTRLAMPSPAK, from the coding sequence ATGAGACCGCGATTGGATGGGTGCCACGCAGTCTTGGGCGTCATGGCGCTGTGCACGTTCCTGGGATGCGCAAGTCCTCCGCCACCTGCGTCTCCCGAACCACAGCTTGGGCCAGGGGCGGCACAGATTGCGTCTCTTCGGCGGCAGGGCGAGCATTGGCAGATGCGGGGGGATCGCGCCCGTTCAGCGGAGGCCTACGATGCGGCACGTCGCTTGGCGGAAAGTCTGGACGACAGGAGGAGCCTCATTGCGACGCTCAATGATATCGGTCGCTTGTCTCTGAGCCGAGGGGATTCGGCTCAGGCCATCATCTTGCACGAGCGGGCGGTCGCCATGGCTCGGGAACTTGGCGGTGCGGACCTCCTGCTCGAAAGTGTGATCGCACTGGGCGCTGCGCAGCATCAGGCCGGGCAAATCCATGAGGCCGAACAGCGTTATCAGGAGGCGCTGGAGTGGGCTCAACAGCAGGGAGATCAGTCGGCGGAGGCGACCCTTCGAAACAATCTCGGCTTACTGCGACAGGCGAAGGGAGACCTTGAGGAGGCCGCACAACTGTTTCGGCAGGCCATGGTCTTCAATCAGGCAGTCGGCAATCTCGCCTCCGAAGCCAGCAATCATGTGAACCTGGGGATGGTGGCCGAGGCCCGCCAGGCCTACGATACGGCTGAACAGGAGTTTGCACGAGCCCTGGAATTAGACAAAGCGGCGGAGCATCGGGACGAGATTGCGGCTGATCTCTTACGGTTGGGACGGGTTGCCGACCGCCGTGGATTTCCTGATCGCGGCTTGGTCTTCTTCGAGCGCGCCTACCACAGCTATCTGGCGCAAGGCGATCAGGCCCGAGCCGGGGCTGCACTGACGCAGGCCGTGGTCTGTGCGAAAAAGTTGGGACGGGATGCGGAGGTGACGCGTTTGGAACGCGCGCTGACGCGGTTGGCAATGCCCTCTCCCGCGAAGTAG
- the tadA gene encoding Flp pilus assembly complex ATPase component TadA, translated as MQPKAPLPGVSDPALKAGNAENVKRISAQILAAADIDQILLDLRHDILSCFDAEDLTLFVVDSEKKEIFSKIPHLDTVQEVRTPITEQSLPGFCAKYLRPVNVGDAYSLAELGTIHPALTHDATYDKNTGFKTKQVLTYPVVAENKYLMGVIQLLNKKSGGRFTRKDEECVAEIAKALGTAFHTLRKTSKKPPSKFDYLLNNGKISQQDLDVALTEAKKGTTDIESLLIEKYKIPKAELGKSLANFHKCPYIEYNERTIVDIELLKNLNVDYLKKNHWMPLKRDRAAIEILTDDPGDLDRVQDIKRTFPGLNIRFAVSLRRDIALFLTSTTGTPETVTKMNENVSDILGELVSESQLEAQEEASSAGLDENDNAIVRLANQIIADAFRQGTSDIHIEPYGEKRDTLVRFRVDGDCFEYMKIPPSYRRAIVSRLKIMASLDIAERRKPQDGKIKFKIGENKEIELRVATIPTAGYNEDVVMRILAASEPLPVDKMGFSDRNLREIKNIAQKPYGIILCVGPTGSGKTTTLHSVLGYINTPDIKIWTAEDPVEITQYGLRQVQVHAKIGFTFAAAMRAFLRADPDVIMVGEMRDKETADTGIEASLTGHLVLSTLHTNSAVETITRLLDMGCDSFSFADAMLGVLAQRLARRICKDCKEAYQPSKEEYEELRLGYGPAYWESLNVPFDANFRLYRGKGCDTCNRTGLKGRVALHELLLGTDHMKKLIQNKAKTDEMLKAAMDDGMTTLVQDGIQKVLQGHTTYKEVKAVAIK; from the coding sequence ATGCAGCCCAAAGCTCCGCTGCCTGGTGTCAGTGACCCCGCACTCAAGGCCGGGAACGCCGAAAACGTCAAACGGATCAGCGCACAGATCCTCGCCGCGGCAGACATCGATCAAATTCTCCTCGACCTACGCCACGACATTCTCAGCTGTTTCGACGCAGAAGATCTCACGCTGTTCGTCGTCGACTCGGAAAAGAAGGAAATCTTTTCCAAGATCCCCCATCTCGATACGGTTCAGGAAGTGCGCACCCCGATCACAGAACAGAGTCTTCCGGGGTTCTGCGCCAAGTACCTCCGCCCGGTCAATGTGGGAGATGCCTATAGCCTGGCCGAGCTGGGCACGATTCATCCCGCGCTGACCCATGACGCCACCTACGACAAGAACACGGGGTTCAAGACCAAGCAGGTCCTCACCTATCCCGTCGTTGCCGAAAACAAATATCTCATGGGCGTCATCCAGCTTCTCAACAAGAAGAGCGGTGGGCGATTCACGCGCAAAGACGAGGAATGCGTCGCGGAAATCGCCAAAGCGCTGGGGACGGCATTTCACACGCTGCGAAAAACCTCCAAAAAGCCACCGTCGAAATTCGACTATCTACTGAACAACGGCAAAATCTCACAACAGGATCTCGATGTCGCCTTGACCGAAGCGAAGAAGGGCACGACGGACATCGAATCGCTTCTCATTGAGAAATACAAAATTCCGAAGGCCGAACTGGGCAAGTCATTGGCCAACTTCCACAAGTGCCCCTACATCGAGTACAACGAACGCACCATCGTCGACATCGAGCTACTGAAAAATCTCAATGTCGACTATCTGAAAAAAAACCACTGGATGCCCCTGAAGCGGGATCGCGCCGCGATCGAGATCCTGACCGACGACCCCGGTGATTTGGACCGCGTCCAGGACATTAAACGCACCTTTCCTGGCCTGAATATCCGCTTCGCCGTCAGTCTCCGCCGCGACATCGCCCTGTTTCTGACGAGTACCACCGGCACTCCAGAAACCGTCACCAAGATGAACGAGAATGTCTCGGACATTCTCGGCGAGTTGGTCAGCGAGTCCCAGCTGGAGGCTCAGGAAGAAGCGTCCAGTGCCGGACTCGATGAAAACGACAATGCCATCGTGCGTCTCGCGAACCAAATCATTGCGGACGCGTTCCGCCAAGGCACCTCAGACATTCATATCGAACCCTACGGCGAAAAACGCGACACGCTCGTTCGGTTCCGGGTCGACGGCGACTGCTTCGAATACATGAAGATCCCGCCAAGTTATCGCCGCGCCATCGTGTCCCGGCTCAAGATCATGGCCAGCCTCGACATCGCGGAACGCCGCAAGCCTCAGGACGGCAAGATCAAATTCAAGATCGGCGAGAACAAGGAAATTGAGCTGCGTGTCGCCACCATCCCGACCGCCGGCTATAACGAAGACGTCGTCATGCGTATTCTCGCCGCAAGCGAACCGCTCCCCGTTGATAAGATGGGGTTCTCAGACCGGAACTTGCGCGAGATCAAGAATATCGCTCAAAAGCCCTACGGCATCATCCTCTGCGTCGGCCCCACCGGGTCCGGGAAAACCACCACGCTGCACTCCGTCCTCGGGTACATCAACACCCCGGACATCAAAATCTGGACGGCAGAGGACCCGGTCGAAATCACGCAATACGGTCTCCGCCAGGTGCAGGTTCATGCGAAAATCGGATTCACCTTCGCGGCCGCCATGCGCGCCTTTCTCCGCGCCGACCCGGACGTCATCATGGTCGGAGAAATGCGCGATAAGGAAACGGCGGATACCGGGATCGAAGCCTCGCTGACGGGTCACCTGGTGCTGAGCACCTTGCACACCAACAGCGCCGTGGAAACCATCACGCGTCTATTGGACATGGGCTGCGACTCCTTCAGTTTCGCCGATGCCATGTTGGGGGTGCTGGCTCAGCGGTTAGCACGGCGCATCTGCAAAGACTGTAAAGAGGCCTATCAGCCCTCCAAGGAAGAATATGAAGAATTGCGGCTGGGGTATGGCCCGGCGTACTGGGAATCGCTGAACGTTCCCTTCGACGCCAATTTCCGACTCTATCGAGGGAAAGGCTGCGATACCTGCAACCGCACCGGGTTAAAGGGCCGCGTGGCGTTGCACGAGTTGCTGCTGGGGACGGATCACATGAAGAAGTTGATCCAAAACAAAGCCAAAACGGATGAAATGCTCAAGGCCGCCATGGACGACGGCATGACGACCCTGGTGCAGGACGGCATTCAAAAGGTGTTGCAGGGGCACACGACCTACAAAGAGGTTAAGGCTGTCGCCATCAAGTAA
- a CDS encoding proline--tRNA ligase — translation MRVSETLIPTLREDPGEAETVSHRFMLRAGMIRKVAAGIYTYLPLGLRVLRKIEKIVREEMNRAGAQEVLMPVASPAELWRETGRWDFYGKELLRFKDRHERDFCLGPTHEEVITDLFRREVRSYRQMPLNFYQIQTKFRDEIRPRFGLMRGREFIMKDAYSFDRDEAGARLSYQKMYEAYNRIFARCGLTFRPVEADTGLIGGTSSHEFMVLAETGEETIVYSGEGTYAANVERAEVLAPEPAELPALRPLTAVSTPGRRTVEEVTSFLNITPAQLVKTLLYSTGKETVAVLVRGDHAVNEIKVKRLLGATDIELVAPELVPQLTGAPVGYVGPVGLKKIRILADWAVKAMANFAVGGNQPDTHYVDANWNRDFTVDQFTDLRNAQAGDPSPRNDGTLKTAKGIEVGHVFMLGTKYSQAMKATFLDAQGQEQLAVMGCYGIGVSRVAAASVEQNHDAKGIKWPIPIAPFHVTLLPLSQSEPVSQLAGSLYRSLQESGIEVLWDDRDERAGVKFNDADLIGAPFHLVIGEKGLAQGQVELKIRQTGETKKIAPDQVLQTLTTLMQSAS, via the coding sequence ATGCGCGTTTCCGAAACACTCATCCCCACGCTGCGAGAAGATCCAGGCGAAGCTGAAACGGTCAGCCATCGATTCATGCTGCGCGCCGGCATGATTCGCAAGGTTGCGGCCGGCATCTATACCTATCTCCCGCTTGGATTACGTGTTCTTCGAAAAATCGAGAAGATTGTCCGTGAGGAAATGAACCGCGCCGGCGCACAGGAAGTCCTCATGCCCGTCGCCTCCCCGGCCGAACTGTGGCGGGAAACGGGGCGGTGGGATTTCTACGGCAAGGAACTCCTGAGATTCAAGGATCGCCACGAGCGTGACTTCTGCCTCGGTCCGACGCATGAAGAGGTGATCACCGACCTCTTCCGCCGCGAAGTCCGCTCCTATCGGCAGATGCCGCTCAACTTCTATCAGATCCAGACGAAGTTCCGGGATGAAATCCGACCCCGTTTCGGGTTGATGCGGGGACGCGAGTTCATCATGAAGGATGCGTACAGCTTCGACCGAGACGAAGCCGGGGCCAGGCTGAGTTATCAAAAGATGTACGAGGCCTACAACCGCATCTTCGCCCGCTGCGGACTCACCTTCAGACCGGTAGAGGCGGACACTGGCCTGATCGGCGGAACATCCTCACACGAATTCATGGTGCTGGCCGAGACCGGCGAAGAAACCATCGTCTATAGCGGGGAAGGCACGTATGCCGCCAACGTCGAGCGGGCCGAGGTGTTGGCGCCTGAGCCAGCCGAGTTGCCTGCACTTCGCCCGCTCACCGCCGTATCGACTCCTGGACGGCGAACAGTCGAAGAGGTCACATCGTTCCTGAACATCACTCCGGCCCAACTGGTCAAGACCCTTCTGTACAGCACAGGGAAAGAAACCGTGGCCGTGCTGGTTCGCGGCGATCATGCGGTCAACGAGATTAAGGTCAAACGCCTCTTAGGTGCCACCGACATTGAACTCGTCGCCCCGGAACTCGTTCCGCAATTGACCGGCGCTCCCGTCGGATACGTTGGGCCTGTCGGTCTGAAAAAGATCCGGATCCTGGCCGACTGGGCCGTGAAAGCCATGGCCAACTTCGCCGTGGGAGGCAACCAACCCGATACCCATTACGTCGACGCCAACTGGAACCGTGACTTCACCGTGGATCAATTCACGGATTTACGGAATGCACAGGCCGGTGATCCCTCTCCGCGGAACGATGGCACGCTAAAGACGGCCAAAGGCATTGAGGTCGGCCATGTCTTTATGTTGGGCACGAAATACAGCCAGGCCATGAAGGCGACGTTCCTCGACGCGCAAGGACAGGAACAGTTGGCCGTCATGGGCTGTTATGGCATCGGCGTAAGCCGCGTGGCCGCCGCATCGGTTGAGCAGAATCACGATGCCAAGGGCATCAAGTGGCCGATTCCCATCGCGCCGTTTCACGTCACCCTGTTGCCGCTCAGTCAGTCCGAGCCGGTCAGCCAGCTCGCAGGCTCTTTGTACCGATCACTACAAGAGTCCGGCATCGAAGTCCTCTGGGACGACCGTGACGAACGCGCCGGGGTCAAATTTAACGATGCCGACCTGATCGGTGCCCCCTTCCACCTGGTCATCGGGGAAAAGGGCTTGGCACAGGGGCAGGTTGAACTCAAAATACGTCAGACCGGCGAAACGAAAAAAATCGCCCCCGACCAAGTCCTCCAGACACTGACGACATTGATGCAGTCTGCATCCTGA
- the rseP gene encoding RIP metalloprotease RseP: MGTTFVWSPDVVSMLTHWALPFLVVLGVLVAFHEAGHFLAARWVGVKVLKFSLGFGPKIFGRQIGETEYLLSVVPLGGYVKLFGEDEHEPLTPEDKKRAFVHQSLWGKTLIVAAGPIFNFILAYLIYTAYIGLGYTLPVPSFKDIIPEIEAVLPGSPADQAGLKPGDRIIRVNEKEISTNAELLKFISQSNGKQLTLDLTRGEQIKTVLVTPGKTTVQDNGKPTTIYQLGIEERAPVITAVIPGSRAQAAGLTAGDRVVRIDGHDIFTWSQMTALVRENPNHALQFEIQRNGSAQTVAVTPMGEKATVDGKPAEIGKIGISAQNQTILQTNEPLKAPWLGAQATWGWTELTVVGIYKIITGDISRKNIGGPLTIAKTAGDAAEQGTSSLVFLMAMLSINLGVLNLLPIPILDGGHLLFFFIEAIRRKPLEDRQRELAQQVGLVLLVGIMIFAFWNDIERLISP; encoded by the coding sequence GTGGGAACAACCTTTGTCTGGTCCCCTGACGTGGTGTCGATGCTGACCCACTGGGCCCTTCCGTTCCTGGTGGTATTGGGCGTCCTCGTCGCCTTCCATGAAGCGGGACATTTCCTGGCCGCACGCTGGGTCGGCGTCAAGGTGCTGAAGTTTTCCCTCGGCTTCGGACCCAAGATCTTCGGCCGGCAAATTGGTGAAACCGAATACCTCCTTTCGGTTGTTCCGCTCGGTGGCTACGTCAAGCTCTTCGGCGAGGACGAACACGAGCCTCTGACCCCCGAAGACAAGAAGCGAGCCTTCGTCCATCAATCGCTGTGGGGGAAGACCCTCATCGTCGCAGCCGGTCCGATTTTCAACTTCATCCTCGCCTATTTGATTTATACGGCCTATATCGGGCTCGGCTACACGCTGCCGGTGCCCAGCTTCAAGGACATCATTCCGGAAATCGAAGCCGTCCTTCCTGGCTCGCCGGCCGATCAGGCCGGATTAAAGCCCGGCGACCGGATCATCCGGGTCAATGAGAAAGAGATCTCGACTAATGCGGAGTTGCTGAAATTCATCTCCCAAAGCAACGGCAAGCAGCTGACGTTGGACCTCACTCGCGGGGAACAGATCAAGACGGTGCTCGTAACTCCGGGTAAAACCACCGTGCAGGACAACGGCAAGCCCACCACGATCTATCAACTTGGCATTGAGGAGCGGGCTCCGGTCATCACAGCCGTCATCCCCGGCTCCCGCGCGCAGGCTGCAGGACTCACTGCCGGAGACCGCGTCGTACGCATCGATGGACACGACATCTTCACCTGGTCCCAAATGACTGCGCTGGTGCGGGAGAACCCGAACCACGCGCTGCAGTTTGAGATTCAACGGAACGGATCCGCCCAAACGGTCGCCGTGACACCCATGGGCGAAAAGGCGACCGTGGACGGGAAACCGGCTGAAATAGGAAAAATCGGCATTTCGGCTCAGAACCAGACGATTCTCCAAACCAACGAACCGCTGAAGGCGCCCTGGCTCGGAGCCCAGGCCACCTGGGGATGGACCGAGCTGACGGTGGTGGGCATTTACAAGATCATCACGGGAGATATCTCGCGGAAAAACATCGGCGGGCCGCTCACAATCGCCAAAACGGCGGGGGATGCCGCCGAACAGGGCACCTCAAGCCTGGTCTTTCTCATGGCGATGCTGAGCATCAACCTGGGCGTGCTCAACCTGCTGCCCATTCCCATTTTGGACGGGGGACACTTATTGTTTTTCTTTATTGAGGCGATTCGACGAAAACCTCTTGAAGATCGGCAGCGAGAACTGGCACAACAGGTGGGATTGGTGCTATTAGTCGGCATCATGATTTTTGCCTTCTGGAACGACATTGAGCGACTGATTTCCCCATAA
- a CDS encoding 1-deoxy-D-xylulose-5-phosphate reductoisomerase, whose protein sequence is MKNIVILGSTGSIGTNTLDIVDRFPQEFRVIGLTAGSNDDKLEAQIRRFRPAFAALANEAAAEKLRQRCADLPVKIFAGQEGVAQVAQSPDAELVISAIVGGAGLVPTLAAIRAGKQIALANKEPMVMAGALMQAEAKKHHVRIFPIDSEHSAIFQSLEGHRREDVKRVILTASGGPLWNFSREQLQDVGPERALQHPNWKMGAKITIDSATLMNKGLEVIEARWLFDIPETQIEVLVHRESIIHSLVEYRDRSVIAQLGLPDMRTPISYAMRYPERMPLDLPSLDLTEIATLTFFKPDHDRFPCLQLGYDALRIGGTMPATMNAANEVAVEAFLQSGIRFLDIPDIIRSTMDAHTPRPIAGLDDALEADRWAREKAESLVHALTR, encoded by the coding sequence ATGAAGAACATTGTCATTCTGGGTTCGACCGGCTCAATCGGCACGAACACCCTCGATATTGTGGATCGGTTTCCGCAGGAGTTTCGCGTCATCGGCCTCACCGCCGGCTCGAACGACGACAAACTCGAAGCACAAATTCGCCGGTTCCGCCCGGCCTTCGCCGCCCTAGCCAACGAAGCCGCCGCAGAAAAACTGCGACAGCGCTGCGCCGACCTCCCCGTCAAGATCTTCGCCGGCCAGGAAGGGGTGGCACAGGTGGCGCAATCGCCGGACGCTGAACTGGTGATTTCCGCCATCGTCGGCGGAGCAGGCCTTGTCCCCACGTTGGCGGCGATCAGAGCCGGCAAACAGATCGCACTCGCCAATAAAGAACCGATGGTCATGGCCGGAGCCCTGATGCAAGCGGAGGCCAAGAAACACCACGTCCGCATCTTCCCCATCGACAGTGAGCACAGCGCCATCTTTCAATCGCTTGAAGGCCATCGCCGGGAAGACGTGAAACGCGTGATCCTGACCGCCTCGGGCGGGCCGCTCTGGAACTTCTCTCGCGAGCAACTCCAGGATGTGGGACCCGAGCGCGCCTTGCAACATCCGAACTGGAAAATGGGCGCCAAGATCACCATCGACTCGGCCACCTTGATGAACAAGGGGTTGGAGGTCATCGAAGCCCGGTGGCTCTTCGATATTCCGGAGACGCAGATCGAAGTGCTGGTCCACCGCGAGAGCATCATCCATTCTCTGGTAGAATACAGAGACCGGTCGGTGATCGCCCAGCTGGGGCTCCCGGACATGAGGACACCGATCTCCTATGCCATGCGGTATCCCGAGCGGATGCCGCTGGACCTTCCATCCCTGGACCTGACCGAGATCGCCACGTTGACGTTTTTCAAGCCGGATCATGATCGATTTCCCTGTTTACAGCTCGGCTATGACGCCTTACGAATCGGTGGCACCATGCCGGCCACGATGAATGCCGCCAACGAGGTGGCCGTCGAGGCCTTCCTCCAGAGCGGAATCCGTTTTCTGGATATTCCGGACATTATTCGGAGTACAATGGACGCTCACACGCCGCGACCCATCGCGGGCTTGGATGATGCTCTCGAAGCTGATCGTTGGGCTCGTGAAAAGGCCGAGTCCCTGGTCCACGCCTTGACGCGGTAA
- a CDS encoding phosphatidate cytidylyltransferase, with amino-acid sequence MPPPLDHARPRSSSETIRRVLAAVVFVPIFFFLVRDLGPVAFFVLVVISGMFAVGEFYRLHVGPASWPWWGWAGVAFTGLFLGSTQWPGLLSERTVLAGTLSSALCMPLFSGKPLKDSLLDGMVLIMGVLYVGLSLGYLLLTRAQPDGTMLIFFVVLVTWAGDTGAYIAGKSLGRHALAPIVSPKKTYEGLAGGIVLACLAAVVARAWFLPRFSLVDCLALGLLLTIAGLIGDLAESAMKRHAGFKDSGALIPGHGGMLDRLDSLLFTGPAFYYYVAIVANV; translated from the coding sequence ATGCCGCCCCCCCTGGACCATGCTCGCCCCCGTTCCTCGTCGGAAACGATTCGCCGCGTCCTCGCGGCCGTCGTGTTTGTTCCGATTTTCTTTTTTCTCGTGCGCGACCTGGGACCGGTAGCTTTTTTCGTGCTGGTCGTCATCTCGGGGATGTTCGCAGTAGGCGAATTTTATCGCCTGCATGTCGGCCCCGCGTCCTGGCCCTGGTGGGGATGGGCCGGCGTCGCCTTCACCGGCCTGTTCCTCGGCAGCACGCAGTGGCCGGGCCTGCTCAGCGAACGCACCGTCCTAGCGGGGACATTGTCATCCGCCTTGTGTATGCCGCTGTTCTCCGGCAAGCCTTTGAAAGATTCGCTTCTTGACGGCATGGTGCTGATCATGGGCGTCTTATACGTCGGCCTGTCGCTCGGTTATCTCCTTCTGACGAGAGCCCAGCCTGATGGAACCATGTTGATCTTTTTTGTGGTGCTGGTCACCTGGGCCGGAGACACCGGGGCCTACATCGCGGGAAAGTCGCTGGGGCGACATGCGCTCGCACCGATCGTGAGTCCCAAGAAAACGTATGAAGGATTGGCCGGAGGGATTGTCCTCGCCTGCCTGGCAGCCGTCGTCGCACGAGCCTGGTTTCTTCCGCGCTTCTCACTCGTCGACTGCCTCGCACTCGGTCTGCTCCTCACGATTGCCGGCCTCATCGGCGACCTCGCAGAATCGGCCATGAAACGCCATGCGGGGTTTAAAGACTCCGGGGCGCTCATTCCCGGCCATGGCGGGATGCTGGATCGACTCGATAGCCTCTTGTTCACGGGACCGGCGTTCTACTACTATGTCGCGATCGTCGCCAACGTGTAA
- a CDS encoding isoprenyl transferase gives MTDPRSREIEPPPDADLLSQLDPDLLPKHLAVIMDGNGRWAELRGLPRIAGHQEGIKSVRELISLSLELGIKVLTIYAFSQENWNRPAQEITALMGLLEHYLSTERSSLVEKGVRFQTIGRVTALPASALQWVRTTEQETAHLDKLILNVALSYGGRAELVDAAKDLAQAVHAGRLTIDQIDEGVLQQALYTHDLPDPDLLIRTSGETRISNFLLWQLAYTELYFTPTLWPDFRRRETLVALIEYQRRERRFGRVFSSVSS, from the coding sequence ATGACTGACCCTCGATCCCGCGAAATTGAGCCACCACCAGACGCCGACCTGCTCTCGCAACTCGACCCTGACTTGCTGCCCAAACATCTTGCCGTGATCATGGATGGCAACGGCCGATGGGCGGAGCTGCGAGGGCTTCCACGCATCGCCGGTCATCAGGAAGGGATCAAGTCCGTTCGGGAGCTCATTTCACTCTCCCTGGAATTGGGCATCAAAGTCCTGACGATCTATGCGTTTTCACAGGAAAACTGGAACCGGCCGGCCCAGGAAATCACGGCGCTCATGGGATTGCTGGAACATTATCTTTCGACCGAGCGATCGAGCCTGGTCGAGAAGGGCGTACGCTTCCAGACGATCGGCCGTGTGACGGCACTTCCCGCGTCGGCGCTGCAGTGGGTCCGCACCACCGAACAGGAAACCGCCCATCTCGACAAACTCATCCTCAACGTGGCCCTCAGTTACGGCGGCCGTGCGGAACTCGTTGATGCAGCCAAGGATCTTGCGCAGGCCGTGCACGCAGGTCGGCTCACGATCGATCAGATCGACGAAGGGGTCCTACAACAGGCGCTCTATACACACGATCTTCCAGACCCAGACCTCTTGATTCGCACCAGCGGCGAAACTCGAATCAGCAACTTTCTGTTATGGCAACTGGCCTATACGGAACTCTACTTCACCCCGACTCTCTGGCCGGATTTCCGTCGACGCGAAACGTTGGTCGCGCTGATTGAATACCAGCGGCGCGAGCGCCGTTTCGGTCGAGTGTTCAGCAGCGTTTCCTCCTAG
- the tldD gene encoding metalloprotease TldD: MAKDESGALARFGVTDRDIEQALGRVKVSNVDYADLYFEYCQTESVSMEEGIVKRATKSIGQGVGVRATAGEKTGFAYSDELTSKDLNIAADTARYIANSAQGTAPVPVTHRPAPTRDLYPHDRANVEVATRDRVTLLNAIDAEARRYDPRIKNVMAAYNTEYKVMLVATSDGLMVGDIQPLSRLQVTCIAEENGNRQVGTFGGGGRIGLAYFQDNQRYLQFAREAAREAILNLSAVDAPAGVMPVVLGGGWPGILLHEAIGHGLEADFNRKKTSAFSNLVGKRVASDVCTIVDDGTLPFRRGSLNVDDEGTATSRTVLIERGILRGYITDKLNARLMGIPLTGNGRRESYQSVVLPRMTNTFMLAGESDPQDIIKSVKKGLYAVSFGGGQVDITNGKFVFSASEAYLIEDGKITKPVKGATLIGNGPEILTKVSMVGHDLKLDEGIGTCGKDGQSVPVGVGLPTIRIDEITVGGTKA; the protein is encoded by the coding sequence ATGGCCAAGGACGAGTCCGGGGCGTTGGCGCGTTTCGGAGTGACCGATCGAGACATCGAGCAGGCGCTGGGACGGGTCAAGGTGTCCAACGTCGACTACGCCGACCTCTATTTCGAATATTGTCAGACCGAGTCGGTCTCCATGGAAGAGGGGATCGTCAAACGGGCGACGAAGAGTATTGGCCAGGGCGTCGGAGTGCGGGCGACAGCCGGTGAGAAAACCGGCTTTGCCTATTCCGATGAGCTGACCTCCAAAGATTTGAACATTGCCGCCGATACGGCGCGGTATATCGCCAATTCCGCTCAAGGGACCGCTCCCGTTCCCGTCACCCATCGACCGGCCCCGACCCGTGATCTCTATCCTCATGATCGCGCGAATGTGGAAGTGGCGACCCGGGACCGGGTGACGTTGCTCAACGCCATCGACGCGGAAGCCAGGCGGTACGATCCGCGGATCAAGAACGTCATGGCGGCGTACAATACCGAATATAAGGTCATGCTGGTGGCAACGTCCGACGGGTTGATGGTCGGCGACATCCAACCGTTGTCCCGGCTTCAGGTGACCTGCATTGCCGAAGAGAACGGCAATCGTCAGGTGGGAACGTTCGGCGGGGGAGGCCGGATCGGGTTAGCCTATTTCCAGGACAATCAACGATATCTCCAGTTTGCCAGGGAAGCGGCTCGAGAGGCGATTCTGAATCTCAGCGCGGTCGACGCTCCCGCCGGAGTCATGCCGGTTGTGTTGGGCGGAGGCTGGCCCGGGATCCTGCTGCATGAAGCGATCGGGCATGGGTTGGAGGCTGATTTCAATCGCAAGAAGACCTCGGCCTTTTCCAACTTGGTGGGGAAACGGGTGGCCTCGGATGTCTGCACGATTGTGGATGACGGGACGCTGCCGTTCCGCCGCGGCTCGCTGAATGTGGACGACGAGGGGACAGCGACCAGTCGCACCGTGCTGATCGAGCGGGGGATTCTGCGTGGCTACATCACGGATAAATTGAATGCGCGGCTGATGGGCATTCCGCTGACCGGTAACGGCCGACGGGAAAGTTATCAGAGCGTCGTGTTGCCCCGTATGACCAACACCTTCATGTTGGCCGGCGAGTCTGATCCGCAGGACATTATCAAATCGGTGAAAAAGGGCTTGTACGCCGTGTCGTTCGGCGGCGGTCAGGTCGACATTACCAACGGCAAGTTCGTCTTCTCGGCCAGCGAGGCCTATCTCATCGAAGACGGGAAGATCACCAAGCCGGTGAAGGGCGCCACCTTGATCGGCAACGGTCCGGAGATCCTCACGAAGGTGTCGATGGTGGGACACGATTTGAAGCTCGATGAAGGCATCGGGACCTGTGGCAAAGACGGGCAGTCGGTGCCGGTCGGCGTGGGGTTGCCGACCATCCGGATCGATGAAATCACCGTTGGTGGAACGAAGGCATGA